Sequence from the Amaranthus tricolor cultivar Red isolate AtriRed21 chromosome 1, ASM2621246v1, whole genome shotgun sequence genome:
agctcattgacgatccttctgaggacgatgtggatgtcgatgagaatgtgctagcaaatgacatggccctaggcaacattcctataatcattcctcctacaccttatgccctctgtccacctatagacgagtatgaggaggacaactcatggaggacttggcttgtgataccacatacaccgaAGACAGAGAGTTtcagaagggtatgatgtttgatagcaaggaatcattgttggaagctatcaaagtgtatcatattcgcagaaatgtggagtacagaacagagacctcgaaccaaattgtccttaccttgaagtgcaagcggggttgttcgtggagacttagggctTTGATgcttatttatcttcatggcgtattgttacctataaggataagcatggttcttgtgtattgggtagtgacactgtttcggctggacatattcacctgacatcttctgtcattaacaatgtcattagaatttgtgttgctaaagacccatccattaaggtatttgtcgtacggcagatggttaaagatcgttttggtgtggatgtgaattataagcgagcgtggtgtgttaagcaacaagccttgttgtccatttacgggacctgggaaggttcttactcactccttccacgctttttagaagctttgcaacattccaacccggggttagtacttgagtggtattttaaggaggacaatgacacgagtgtatatgtgagacctaatattaggaccttccaacgtgtcttttgggcctttaaaccttgcattgaaggcttcaattattgtaaacctcttatcgccattgacggcacatacttgtatggtaaatatcgtcatactttattgactgccattgcccaagatggtgataagggaaGCTTTCCATTGGCCTTTGCCTTGGTAGAGAAGGTGAATATAAGTGCATGGTCGTGGTTTATggcttgtattcgtaagcatgtcacacagaggATGGGTTTATGCGTTATGATAGACACGCTGGTATTTTAGCAACCATGAAAGAGCCggagtggcaaccacctaatgcttatcataggttttgcttacgccatttgcttagcaacttcaatcgtgctatgggtaatgttcagttgaagaagttgtttggtaaaacagctgagcaaagacaacaagttaagGTAATGAATGATTTAATGGCAATTGCAACTGCAAAACGAGAGGCAATTTTCTGGATTGATGACGTGGGTGATATGTCTAAGTGGTCATTGTGTTATGATGGAGGTCATAGGTATGGCGTTACTAACACGAACTTAGCTGAAGTTTTCAATGATGTAGGGTTTACGTTTTTTACCTTTGACAACACTTGTTGAATTTACCTTCTATCGGGTAAACGACTACTTTGTTCATAGACGTGAATGTGCTAGCGCGtggttacttggaggacacAACCAAATACAGCTCTTTTACTTAACTTTACTTGACGACCCGTGGGAGCGCATTGccgagtatagctggggctcTGCAGCCCTTGGATACCTGTATAGGAGGCTATGCGGTGCTGCCCAAAAGAACGTTAACGAGATTGCGGGGCCAAtagtcatattacaggtaataaaattaacatttaactcTAATCCGGTGTAGttaaattacatactaattacatttccAATATTCagctgtgggcgtgggagcatattcttatcggctAATCTTACAgaaccgttggtcgtggtgaAACTGCTCCTCCACTACAACCCCCACCAGATGTTGCGTACGGTtcaaggtggaattttgcacgccGGACGCGCAAGCACACTGGTACCGGTCTCGGGTTTTAccgagatcagttagacctgctacgacccaaccaggtaaatatttcagtactcattaacattagtacaatttaattaaatttattttagtttttgtggacCCATACCCTGCGGAAGCCTACTCAGCTGTACCcgaacactcggggattcattcaggtgcgtggagggcttttgtgccactcatatgcttcgacattgtcgaagtacatctaccagagcgcatactgcgccaatatgggttggtacagggcattccaccgccttgtgacactgaaccctAGCTGCACTAGATTTGGCGCAAAAATCAAGGTGCGGCAAACTGGATAGACATCAACTGGcgtcacatcgctcgttgggatggtAAACTGGagctgctggcacaaggtgcgccgatcgatgttcatggcgcacctactacaccagacTACATGTCGTGATTCCTCTTCATCAcacgccgatggatgacaccacgtgctatcttcgcagcagcacattacgcacctgttgcgcctacgatgacccaatttgtaagtcttcatttggattaaatgattaagttgccgattaaattatataatgttacattaactaaatattaattgcaggcacaaggtgcggcagcagtgatgcggtacagccacgaggagccggtgagagagattgcgcatggcatgctcgtcggctcaCAGTTctagcacttcataccggaagtcgctgcagagtcctcaccgactaccgcccatacgcacgtctcatctcctgcttatgactatcatttggaggaaatggaccattcataccccgttgacgttgcagggacctcgcaggctgggccatcacagtaccagtcccctccactgccagagtGACAcacgaacgcctcttactatcgtaggaagTGTAGGAGActaactcagttggatagggtagatgagggtcgtgagcgttagcgtttaacttttgtgtatttgaatcgactatgtatatatatatatttttttattgagttgtatatttcaaacatttgcatatattttgttgtatatatatgtttaattactttatcatagcctccaagcttTCACTTACGAATGAttggagttttggcgatgaatcataccgcctgaaacatacattgatttgtaattacttattctaatgtctctaatgcaaatacaacaaataacaactcaaaaattaaggaaaaaaatattaaatatttgttcgtagttactaactgcgaacagccaaaCAGGACAAAGTAGcggttcgcagttagtaactgcgaacaactattttgtcctatTTGGCTGTTTGCAGTTAGGCAAACAGttccaaacctcaggtttgggattttcacgcttacttttgaaatatttttaaaacttagattatttggttcattttttttaatttttcgctTAATGGTTTCAAATTTTCTGTTCAACACCACTAATAACATTTTattactttaatattatttaatagtttttatttaGGATGAAGTTTGGAGAATCGATGTATGTAACCTTTTTGTaattgttgattttgtatttgatatttttgtttttgttaataatttgGTTTTTGTATCTGTAATTAGCAGAGAAAGAAAAGTTCAAGTGAAAATCCTCATAAAACCTTACTTAGATAATATAAGtgactattttaaatttaatatacgAGTAACAAATAAAAATGTACACttcaattaaactaaaataaaatttgaatgagttttgaataagccacgaaaaattaaaaaaatcaaattatgcATGTTATAATTAAATCTCCAAAAGTAATAAAATCACAAAAAGGGAGAAATAAAGGAGGTTGTAGTATAAGAAGCACGGTGAAGCTTCGGTCATGTTCTAGCAAAATTGTTTATAAAAGTGTTTACGTGTTAATATAACCAGAAACTTTCCGACACTTCTTAGCTTCTTTTTCGACTCTTTAAATTGTCACTAATACTAAAGCGTCATTTTCATTGTCTAACCACAGCATAAATCAACTAAtcaagttaattaattaatcaccaAAACACATATTTTTaacaaactttttattttatttttattcataaaaaaaatgagtttAGCAAGGTTGGCTTTGAAAAACTTGCACCAAAAAACAGGTAGTTGTGTTGGTAAACAAGGGAAAGGGTGGAGATATGGAGTGTTACAGAGATTATCATCATCGGCTGCATCAGACGGTAAAGAAGTGGCTGTTCAAGTTCATGATGATCAGAAGAGATCAGGTATTAGCAGTAAGTGGAAGTCTTTATTGCCTAGAACACTCCGTAAACCTATTAGTCTTTGGAGGAAAAAAGATGATAATCGTCATTTAGGTACTCTTTCTTTCCTATTTTTTCAAGGGTCCAGTAACTACtttcgttttattatacttGATTTATTTCCTATGTTCTTTGTAAATTGCTTGCTAcattacaaattttttaaaactaaataagcatttatttttcttttattttacacTAGATAATGTCTATACGATATacgattttattaaattttttgacatatttatataaactaaaagttaaataaattgaaagaaaataaaattaaatatataattttttcataCTTTAAATAATGTAACCTAAAAgataaaagttaattaatattaataatattataattataattagaaaggttaaaaatataaacattatgAATAAATGCAATAACATTATCATTGAGTTTTGAagtgaaaatttttattgagaAATAAACACGTAAGCAATTTAAAAAGTGAtagatattattttgttatagaTTTTTATAGAAGGTTATAATTGTCTTTTCAATACAAACACACCAATTCCTTAAATTTTGTCTAAACTCCGTTGTTAGCACGAAAATCATACTTAATTGAATCAAACTTACTATGATTGGATCATTTTCATGTGACAAAAAGAATCATAATTGGCTAATCCAAGTTCTAACCTTATGAATTCATTGGTAAGAGTTTAGCAAccattataattaaataatttttattagtatgtttatgtaaattttaaaagttactTTGTTAATGTTACTTATTGTTGTtgctttaaaataaattttgcatGTAAAATAACTTGTTTTCTAAAGTCAATTCATCATACAATGTTCAATCTCCATGCAGTGCTTGGAGCTACATAGTGAGTagtattttctaaatatttgaAAGGATCCAATGAGATTTAAATTTATGATATTATGTATGTTTGTTTTCAATATCATGTCAAAAAACAACTAAATTTAATCTCTAAGTATGTCATACtccataatttattttgaaattcgCTACGATTACAATTGgattttgtttaaaagtttcACTTAAACTCTGAGGAAACACATTCCTCTAATTTCAAACTTGTTCCTTTTATGTGATTGCAGAAATGTTCCCACCAGCCAGCTTAGGAAACGCTCTTTTAGAAGCAGCAGAAAACATGAACAGGCTATTTGAAAGTGTGTTACCATCCCAGCTTGCTATACCCTCACAGCTGATGGGAAAGTTCAAAGAGACAGATGAAAGCTACAAGCTAAAGTTTGATATGCCAGGCTTAACCAAAGAAGATGTGAAGGTGACTATCGACGATGGTGTGCTTAGAATTCAAGGCGAGAGGAAAGTAGAGGAAGATGAACATGATGAAGAGTATTATATGAGCTATGGTTACTACAATACTAGCTTAGTTTTGCCTGATGAGATTAAACAAGATGATATCAAGGCTGAGTTGAAGGATGGTGTGCTTACTATTACTGTGCCCAAAACAGAGTCTCATGGCAAGAATGTCAAGGAGGTTCAAATTGACTGATTTGTAAGGATGAAGATTGCGTTGTATGTATGGTTTGGGGTTCGGGAATAATGATTTGTGGcttctatttgttttgtaatgcaacaaaagaaagattttaCCTTTTATTTCCTAATAATGTGGTGAAATTATAGCAAAGAAAGAAATTAAtcctttctttttcttgatatgTACATGGAAGAATTTCAAagttattaaaagaataatgcATTAATGTTGGAGCTTAATTCTTATGCGTCATTGTTATGTCCCcaataaatcaataaattaccGTGTTTGTCATCATCCAATATACTTTACATGCTATTATAATAACAGGTATTCTCTTTGCCATCAAGTAATTGTTAGTGAGTTTTTTTAGTGTAGTGTAGCAAAGTCAATTAGGAAGTTGACAACGGCCCATATTACAGAGAACATCATTAATGAAGAGCGGGCAGATATGAAAATATAATCAACAAGACACCTTAGCTCACATAAGATATATGAAGAAGCTTTGGACTGTAAAAAAGCAACTCTTTCTTTAATGTTCAGGGGGACAAAAGTGTTATAAGTATTAGGGTGAACTAGAGCCATTATACAGGTGCAAATTTGTGTTAT
This genomic interval carries:
- the LOC130811985 gene encoding 26.5 kDa heat shock protein, mitochondrial → MSLARLALKNLHQKTGSCVGKQGKGWRYGVLQRLSSSAASDGKEVAVQVHDDQKRSGISSKWKSLLPRTLRKPISLWRKKDDNRHLEMFPPASLGNALLEAAENMNRLFESVLPSQLAIPSQLMGKFKETDESYKLKFDMPGLTKEDVKVTIDDGVLRIQGERKVEEDEHDEEYYMSYGYYNTSLVLPDEIKQDDIKAELKDGVLTITVPKTESHGKNVKEVQID